In Macadamia integrifolia cultivar HAES 741 chromosome 5, SCU_Mint_v3, whole genome shotgun sequence, a single window of DNA contains:
- the LOC122080007 gene encoding F-box protein At5g49610-like, with the protein MEEMTPKQARRRRRRRSHNNTARNSDSDAAGMIMNLPRDIIYEILSRLPIESVLRCMSVCKFWPTCRYDSYFIDLHFTKSMMHHRPPTLVLTKSSLFPPMDYKMSSQLMLSAEEGEGGDWRKATHIPIGDFELLKREYIDIVGSCNGFLCIAPRKGLVHICLYNPITRETMKLPKSHLFIPPKNSSTEIQNSFGFGIGSLSKKYKVIVVYDLFRYDCSKIISYSEIITVGESSWRKLDFPTLSYHQLLADPVLLDGTLYRLIASDDDHFNQYVLALDIDSEKFWTIDCCPLPIRRESIRRRYLVPMDGSLALIDNYACTNPWRMDIWLLEGSKTMGFSFTLTTYDMSELVRWGDFFTVMGKHGYDTFLLNVSRVEDGSPTMKSSVILYPPRKKQQYFCVQGGLYESDLFLKSWMVPSLKSLSL; encoded by the coding sequence ATGGAGGAGATGACCCCAAAGCAagcgaggaggaggaggaggaggaggagccatAATAATACAGCAAGAAATTCTGATTCTGATGCAGCAGGTATGATTATGAATCTCCCTCGGGACATTATTTATGAGATTTTGAGTAGACTTCCCATTGAATCTGTTCTCCGATGCATGAGTGTATGCAAATTCTGGCCTACCTGTCGATATGATTCTTATTTCATTGACCTCCACTTCACTAAATCCATGATGCATCATCGACCACCCACTCTTGTTCTTACAAAGTCATCACTATTTCCACCAATGGACTATAAGATGAGCAGCCAACTCATGTTgagtgctgaggaaggggaaggTGGTGACTGGAGGAAAGCCACACACATCCCAATTGGGGATTTTGAACTGCTGAAAAGGGAATATATTGATATCGTGGGTTCTTGCAACGGTTTTCTCTGTATTGCGCCACGGAAGGGTTTGGTTCACATCTGCCTCTATAATCCCATTACAAGAGAGACTATGAAGTTGCCCAAATCACATCTTTTTATACCCCCAAAAAACTCAAGCACAGAAATCCAAAATAGTTTTGGTTTTGGTATCGGCAGCTTAAGCAAGAAATATAAAGTGATCGTAGTTTATGACTTATTCCGTTACGATTGCAGCAAGATTATAAGTTATAGTGAGATAATTACAGTGGGTGAAAGTTCATGGAGAAAGTTAGACTTCCCAACATTATCATATCATCAACTATTAGCAGATCCGGTGCTTTTGGATGGAACCCTTTATCGGCTCATAGCCAGTGATGATGACCACTTTAATCAGTATGTTCTTGCGTTAGACATTGACAGTGAGAAGTTTTGGACTATCGATTGCTGTCCTCTTCCTATTAGAAGAGAGTCTATAAGAAGAAGATATTTAGTTCCAATGGATGGATCTCTTGCCTTAATTGATAATTATGCCTGCACAAATCCATGGCGTATGGATATATGGTTACTTGAGGGTAGTAAGACCATGGGGTTCTCATTTACTTTAACTACTTACGATATGTCAGAATTAGTCCGTTGGGGAGATTTTTTCACAGTTATGGGTAAACACGGCTACGATACATTCCTGCTAAATGTATCTAGGGTCGAGGATGGGAGTCCTACAATGAAGTCCTCCGTTATTCTCTACCCTCCAAGGAAGAAGCAGCAGTATTTCTGTGTTCAAGGAGGACTATATGAATCTGATTTGTTTCTGAAAAGTTGGATGGTGCCGTCCCTCAAATCACTAAGTCTCTGA